From Spirochaeta isovalerica, one genomic window encodes:
- a CDS encoding efflux RND transporter periplasmic adaptor subunit → MSDTEKKKSKIPGLLITLAVLVLAIGTVYVLRERNKTAQAELASEATVETEQVFAVNTTPATEGRIMDYLYVNGDIVSGDVVDVYPDTAGKLTDIRVSTGDRVKKGDLLAYVDPSRPGMNFTNSPVYSPISGTVTSFPGNEGSTVAGQSPIATIGDLSNLQVRSYISERKISMIALGMPAKLTFEAYPGETFLARITEISPVVDPSSRSMEIKLSLNSRNTRIKSGMFTKVKITTSVKDNVVKIPTDCISERYDEKFVYVVSADEKAEKRIIVSGISVGDVTEILSGISPGEKVVIQGQSLLEDGVPVKVIKEIAPLTESAEKEG, encoded by the coding sequence ATGAGCGATACGGAAAAGAAAAAAAGCAAAATACCGGGACTGTTGATTACCCTCGCGGTTCTGGTATTGGCCATAGGTACGGTTTACGTTCTCAGAGAACGGAACAAAACAGCCCAGGCTGAGCTGGCATCGGAAGCGACTGTCGAAACCGAACAGGTTTTCGCCGTCAACACGACGCCGGCCACCGAAGGGCGCATTATGGATTACCTCTATGTCAACGGAGATATTGTCTCCGGAGATGTGGTGGATGTCTATCCCGATACGGCGGGAAAACTCACCGATATCCGCGTATCCACAGGCGACAGAGTGAAAAAAGGCGACCTGCTGGCCTATGTAGACCCATCGCGCCCGGGAATGAATTTCACAAACAGCCCGGTTTACAGCCCCATCAGCGGTACCGTAACCTCTTTCCCGGGAAATGAAGGCTCGACTGTGGCCGGACAGTCTCCCATCGCCACGATCGGAGACCTGAGCAACCTTCAGGTCAGATCCTATATATCGGAACGTAAAATTTCCATGATCGCACTGGGTATGCCGGCGAAACTGACCTTCGAAGCCTATCCCGGCGAGACATTTCTGGCGCGGATTACGGAAATCAGCCCTGTGGTTGACCCCTCGTCCCGTTCCATGGAGATCAAACTCAGCCTGAACAGCCGCAACACCCGGATCAAGTCGGGAATGTTCACCAAGGTGAAAATAACAACATCGGTCAAAGACAACGTCGTCAAAATTCCCACGGACTGCATCAGCGAGAGATACGATGAAAAATTCGTCTATGTCGTCAGTGCCGATGAAAAAGCTGAGAAACGGATTATCGTTTCCGGTATTTCAGTCGGAGATGTGACGGAAATCCTCTCGGGGATTTCACCGGGTGAAAAAGTGGTTATTCAGGGTCAGTCTCTTCTGGAGGATGGCGTTCCCGTTAAAGTGATCAAGGAAATTGCACCTCTGACTGAATCGGCAGAAAAAGAGGGCTGA
- a CDS encoding efflux RND transporter permease subunit — MSITRTVVNKPVTIFVAFVILIGLGLYISPQIPLDLYPEINPPILVVFSNYEGAGPEEVENTLTRPLEGQLTNVSNIKGMTSTSSEGTSMILLEFGWGQDISESANEVRDKLEFIKDFLPEKAGSPQIFKFDPSMLPILDLVIRGDRTPEELLQIAEDTVQPLIEQVEGVSMTSVTGGRKPIVKVEISANRLDAYGLTLTQVTQALQTQNIQIGAGSIEEGSKKFLIRTSGEFDSLDDIRNTVVTYKGGVVMPGQPVNPAKVIKLDDLADVTMGFEDQASAVYINGEPGVNISVQKQTGTNSVQTADNVIARLEEINKVLPYGVKVEVISDTTQMIRMTLDQVISSALTGAIFAMVILFIFLRSVKSTFIIGLSIPVSLLITLMAMYFFGLTLNLLTLTGLILGIGMIVDSSIVILENIYRYREKGAKLTASALLGTQEMIMAITASILTTICVFLPMLMFKSELDVIGVMFQDLAFTIVIALLSSLLIAITLVPTLAGRFIPLHTKKQKPVKNKVLRSIDDFMEKLFSGLDNSYMKSLHTVLDHKGATISIVIIIFAASVALFSTVGINFLPTSGDDFVQVGIELPVGTKLDVTEDVINQFQYYVENEIEGYTDIIVTTGSGGGFFGETPSNKGSIKILLPKYEERIETSDEIKELLRSHFDDFPSVKFSFSSGQMGMGGSASPIDVIVKSEDLKLAGETAIQIRDLIQEQIPEVTEPTVSLNEGLPQIEVNVDREKAYALGLNIYSIGSEISANIDGKSAGIYRSGGDEFDIKVLLEEEDRKSLDDLNNIFIMNQMGEKIPVSNFATLERTTGPTSINREDQSRVLHVTGGLKPGASTSAVEAKVRDLVTSNIVADDNVIIDFGGDWAQIMEMIVKFLVIMVIAVALVFAVMASQFESLLDPFIIFLCLPLMAVGVIWIYIITGTTFSMFTAVGLVMLAGIVVNNGIVLVDYTNLLRERGLTIREACVQAGGNRLRPILMTTLTTILGMVPMAFFPGEGSELVQPIGLTVIGGLTVNTLGTLYLVPVLYSIFNRKHKNNRLEIGEAAK; from the coding sequence ATGAGCATAACCCGTACAGTCGTCAATAAGCCGGTAACGATTTTCGTTGCCTTTGTCATTCTCATAGGGCTGGGGCTCTATATCAGTCCCCAGATTCCTCTGGATCTTTATCCTGAAATCAATCCGCCGATTCTGGTTGTGTTCTCCAATTATGAAGGAGCCGGTCCGGAAGAAGTTGAAAATACGCTGACCCGGCCACTGGAAGGCCAGCTGACTAATGTGAGCAACATAAAAGGTATGACGTCCACCTCTTCCGAGGGGACCAGTATGATCCTGCTGGAATTCGGCTGGGGACAGGATATTTCCGAATCGGCCAATGAAGTTCGCGATAAGCTGGAGTTTATAAAGGATTTTCTGCCGGAAAAAGCCGGTTCGCCGCAGATTTTTAAATTCGACCCGTCCATGCTGCCGATTCTCGATCTGGTTATCCGGGGAGACAGAACTCCGGAAGAACTGCTTCAGATTGCCGAGGATACGGTTCAGCCGCTCATCGAGCAGGTTGAAGGGGTTTCCATGACCTCCGTGACAGGAGGCCGCAAGCCCATAGTCAAAGTGGAGATTTCCGCCAACAGGCTCGATGCCTACGGCCTGACGCTGACTCAGGTGACTCAGGCTCTGCAGACTCAGAATATTCAAATCGGCGCGGGAAGCATCGAAGAGGGTTCCAAGAAATTCCTGATCAGGACTTCAGGGGAATTCGATTCTCTCGATGATATCCGCAACACAGTCGTTACCTATAAAGGCGGAGTCGTAATGCCCGGCCAGCCGGTGAACCCGGCGAAAGTCATCAAACTCGATGATCTTGCCGACGTGACAATGGGATTTGAGGACCAGGCGAGCGCCGTTTATATCAACGGGGAACCGGGCGTCAATATTTCCGTGCAGAAACAGACGGGAACAAACTCGGTCCAGACGGCGGATAATGTCATCGCCCGTCTCGAGGAAATAAACAAAGTCCTCCCATACGGCGTTAAAGTTGAGGTTATCAGCGACACGACCCAGATGATCCGCATGACCCTCGATCAGGTTATCTCATCAGCCCTGACCGGTGCCATTTTCGCCATGGTGATTCTCTTCATCTTCCTGCGGAGCGTGAAAAGCACATTCATCATCGGACTGTCCATTCCGGTATCTCTGCTGATCACCCTCATGGCCATGTACTTTTTCGGTCTGACGCTCAACCTTCTGACCCTGACCGGTCTGATCCTGGGCATCGGTATGATCGTGGACTCGTCCATCGTTATTCTGGAAAACATATACCGCTACAGGGAGAAAGGAGCCAAGCTGACGGCTTCGGCCCTTCTAGGAACACAGGAAATGATTATGGCCATAACCGCCTCTATCCTGACTACAATCTGTGTTTTCCTGCCCATGCTGATGTTCAAATCCGAGCTCGACGTTATCGGGGTTATGTTTCAGGATCTGGCTTTTACCATCGTCATCGCCCTGCTCTCCTCCCTGCTTATCGCCATAACGCTGGTGCCGACTCTGGCCGGACGGTTTATTCCGCTCCATACGAAAAAACAGAAACCTGTTAAAAACAAAGTGCTCCGGTCTATCGATGACTTTATGGAAAAGCTCTTCTCCGGTCTCGATAATTCCTACATGAAATCTCTCCATACGGTTCTGGACCATAAGGGCGCCACGATATCCATCGTCATTATCATCTTTGCCGCTTCTGTGGCCCTTTTCTCAACGGTGGGAATCAACTTTCTGCCCACATCGGGCGATGACTTCGTCCAGGTCGGCATCGAACTGCCGGTTGGAACCAAACTGGACGTAACGGAAGATGTCATAAACCAGTTCCAGTACTATGTGGAAAACGAAATCGAAGGATACACCGATATTATCGTAACGACTGGAAGCGGCGGCGGATTTTTCGGAGAGACTCCCAGCAACAAGGGATCGATCAAGATACTTCTGCCCAAGTATGAAGAGAGGATCGAAACATCCGATGAGATCAAAGAGCTTCTGAGATCTCATTTCGATGACTTTCCCTCTGTCAAATTCAGCTTCTCCTCCGGCCAGATGGGTATGGGAGGATCTGCCAGCCCTATCGACGTTATCGTCAAATCGGAAGATCTGAAACTGGCCGGCGAAACAGCCATACAGATACGGGACCTGATTCAGGAGCAGATCCCTGAAGTAACGGAACCGACAGTCAGCCTGAATGAAGGTCTGCCCCAGATTGAAGTCAATGTGGACAGGGAAAAAGCCTACGCTCTGGGACTGAACATATACAGCATCGGAAGCGAAATCAGCGCCAATATCGACGGAAAATCCGCAGGGATCTACCGTTCCGGCGGTGACGAGTTCGATATAAAAGTTCTTCTCGAAGAAGAAGACCGGAAGAGCCTCGACGATCTTAACAATATTTTCATAATGAACCAGATGGGAGAGAAAATTCCCGTATCCAACTTCGCCACTCTGGAAAGAACGACAGGGCCGACCAGCATAAACAGGGAAGACCAGTCGAGAGTTCTCCATGTGACCGGAGGACTGAAGCCCGGCGCTTCGACAAGTGCTGTGGAGGCGAAGGTGAGGGATCTCGTTACATCCAACATCGTTGCCGATGACAACGTGATTATCGATTTCGGCGGGGACTGGGCGCAGATTATGGAGATGATTGTCAAGTTCCTCGTCATCATGGTCATCGCCGTTGCCCTGGTATTCGCCGTTATGGCATCGCAGTTCGAATCGCTGCTCGACCCCTTTATCATCTTCCTCTGTCTGCCGCTTATGGCCGTGGGGGTTATCTGGATTTACATCATCACGGGAACGACCTTCAGCATGTTCACCGCTGTCGGTCTGGTCATGCTAGCCGGTATCGTCGTTAACAACGGGATCGTACTGGTGGACTACACCAATCTGCTGAGAGAGAGAGGACTGACGATCCGCGAAGCCTGCGTTCAGGCGGGAGGAAACAGACTCAGACCGATTCTGATGACAACCCTAACTACGATTCTGGGAATGGTGCCTATGGCGTTCTTCCCCGGAGAGGGATCGGAGCTTGTTCAGCCGATCGGTCTGACCGTTATCGGCGGACTGACTGTCAATACGCTCGGAACGCTTTATCTCGTTCCGGTTCTCTACTCGATTTTCAACAGAAAGCACAAGAACAACAGACTTGAAATCGGGGAGGCGGCCAAATGA
- a CDS encoding PG0541 family transporter-associated protein, which produces MKRVELIANHSVEEDLFEAFERRDIVKAFTKIPSVHGAGNSTPKRGDHIWPEENFLLLIFCEDEEAELISQSVSEVKEHFHGEGIKLFISQM; this is translated from the coding sequence ATGAAAAGAGTGGAACTCATAGCTAATCATTCCGTTGAAGAGGATCTTTTCGAAGCTTTTGAGAGAAGAGATATCGTCAAAGCTTTTACGAAAATTCCTTCGGTACATGGAGCCGGAAACAGCACGCCGAAAAGGGGTGACCATATCTGGCCCGAGGAAAACTTTCTTCTCCTCATTTTCTGTGAAGATGAAGAAGCGGAACTGATAAGCCAGTCCGTATCGGAAGTAAAAGAGCATTTTCACGGTGAAGGAATAAAACTCTTCATTTCACAGATGTAA
- the rdgB gene encoding RdgB/HAM1 family non-canonical purine NTP pyrophosphatase: protein MEIVLATGNLHKKEELAEILSGHRVLLPSDLGSSFDCIEDGETYLDNALIKARALYQVVKRPVIADDSGISVPALGGAPGVYSARYGSEEAGRMLESPERNDFLLKKMEHIRDRKAFFVCSMVLMLDDYRIYTVQETFSGEIAREPFGGGGFGYDPLFYLEEYGKTVAQLPADVKNRISHRGKAGAAIKDIMDRLESM from the coding sequence ATGGAAATAGTATTAGCGACAGGCAACCTCCACAAAAAAGAAGAGCTTGCTGAAATTTTAAGCGGTCACAGGGTTTTGCTGCCTTCCGATTTAGGCAGTTCCTTTGATTGCATAGAAGATGGAGAAACCTATCTGGATAACGCCCTGATAAAAGCCAGGGCTCTTTATCAAGTTGTCAAACGACCAGTCATAGCAGACGATTCGGGGATCTCCGTTCCCGCACTCGGCGGCGCACCGGGTGTCTATTCCGCCCGTTACGGTTCGGAAGAAGCGGGGCGAATGCTCGAAAGCCCGGAGCGTAACGACTTCCTCCTGAAAAAAATGGAACACATCCGGGACAGAAAAGCCTTCTTTGTCTGTTCCATGGTTCTCATGCTCGATGATTACAGAATCTACACAGTACAGGAAACATTTTCCGGCGAGATAGCCCGCGAACCCTTCGGCGGTGGAGGCTTCGGATATGACCCCCTGTTCTATCTTGAAGAATACGGCAAAACAGTTGCCCAGCTACCGGCCGATGTGAAAAACCGCATATCCCACAGAGGGAAAGCGGGAGCTGCCATTAAAGATATAATGGACCGCCTCGAATCAATGTGA
- the pepF gene encoding oligoendopeptidase F, protein MSKTIPERKDVKKEHQWNLVKLFESETKWEEALKDFEKMIPALGDFKGRLGLSSDSLKSCLDYMNKVDQLDERLGVYAFLRQAEDQGNSESTGRMSRYMRVATQAGAASSWFRPELLSLDDKTIKSYMTDKKLSDYRISLNKLLRYKPHTLSEKEETLLAKQQEFTSTPNKAFNALTNVDMDFGTIDTKEGTRPLTNATFNLLLQNEDPEVRKKTYDQFYGKLEEHKNTIAELYGGSVQTDIFNSSIRGFSSARKASLFADDVPEEVYDSLIQAVNDSLPALHDYYALRKEVLGLDEQHIYDTKTPLVKDIKAEHSYEEAVEKIYSALEPLGEEYRSTLRDGLLGNWVDRYENKGKRSGAFSYGTYNGEPYIMMNYNDENIRDMFTLAHEGGHSMHSWYSVKNNPFQHYNYAIFEAEVASTFNEQLLSDYMMKNTDSKEMKAYLIGNQIDDILATVYRQTMFAEYEHICHKMVEEGQPLTIDSLRAEYRKLLEKYFGPSVILEETSDLEGLRIPHFYRAFYVYKYATGLSASISLARRVLGGGEREKEDYLNFLKSGGSRFPLESLKLAGVDMSKPEPVKTALEHFASLVKELRALLT, encoded by the coding sequence ATGTCAAAAACCATACCCGAAAGAAAAGATGTGAAAAAAGAGCACCAGTGGAACCTGGTCAAGCTCTTCGAATCGGAAACCAAGTGGGAAGAAGCACTGAAGGATTTCGAAAAAATGATCCCCGCTCTGGGGGATTTCAAAGGCAGACTGGGGCTCTCTTCCGACAGCCTGAAAAGCTGCCTCGATTACATGAACAAAGTGGATCAGCTCGATGAGAGACTGGGTGTTTACGCCTTCCTCCGCCAGGCGGAAGATCAGGGAAACAGCGAATCGACCGGGAGAATGTCCCGCTACATGAGAGTGGCGACACAGGCGGGAGCTGCCTCGAGCTGGTTCCGCCCCGAACTGCTCTCTCTCGACGACAAAACAATCAAGAGCTACATGACAGATAAGAAACTCTCCGATTACAGGATTTCCCTCAACAAACTGCTCCGTTACAAACCTCATACGCTCAGCGAGAAAGAGGAAACCCTTCTTGCCAAACAACAGGAATTTACCTCGACTCCGAACAAAGCCTTCAACGCTCTGACCAATGTGGATATGGATTTCGGAACCATTGATACGAAAGAGGGAACCCGGCCCCTGACTAACGCCACTTTCAATCTCCTGCTTCAAAACGAAGATCCTGAAGTCAGAAAGAAAACATACGACCAGTTCTACGGAAAACTGGAAGAACATAAGAACACGATCGCCGAACTCTACGGCGGCAGCGTGCAGACCGATATTTTCAATTCTTCGATCCGGGGATTCTCCAGTGCCAGAAAAGCCAGTCTTTTCGCCGACGATGTCCCCGAAGAAGTATATGACAGCCTCATTCAGGCCGTTAATGACAGTCTTCCAGCCCTCCATGATTATTATGCTCTTCGCAAAGAGGTCCTGGGGCTTGATGAACAGCATATCTATGACACCAAGACGCCTCTCGTCAAAGATATTAAAGCCGAACACTCTTACGAAGAAGCCGTGGAGAAAATATATTCCGCCCTTGAACCGCTGGGTGAGGAATACAGATCGACTCTCCGCGACGGGCTTCTGGGCAACTGGGTCGACCGCTATGAAAACAAAGGGAAACGGTCCGGAGCCTTCTCCTACGGAACATATAACGGCGAGCCCTACATCATGATGAACTATAACGATGAGAATATCCGGGATATGTTCACTCTGGCCCATGAAGGCGGACACTCCATGCACTCCTGGTACTCGGTAAAGAACAATCCTTTCCAGCATTACAACTATGCCATTTTCGAAGCGGAAGTAGCCTCGACTTTCAACGAACAGCTGCTCTCCGACTATATGATGAAAAACACCGATTCCAAAGAGATGAAAGCCTATCTCATCGGAAATCAGATTGATGATATTCTGGCCACTGTCTACCGGCAGACCATGTTCGCCGAATACGAGCATATATGCCATAAAATGGTCGAAGAGGGGCAGCCTCTCACAATTGACTCGCTGCGCGCCGAATACAGAAAACTTCTGGAAAAATATTTCGGCCCCTCGGTTATCCTGGAAGAAACGAGCGACCTGGAAGGACTGAGGATCCCCCATTTTTACAGAGCTTTTTATGTCTACAAATACGCCACAGGACTTTCGGCATCCATTTCGCTGGCCCGAAGGGTACTCGGTGGCGGAGAACGGGAAAAGGAGGATTATCTGAACTTTCTGAAATCCGGCGGATCCCGATTTCCCCTCGAATCGCTGAAACTGGCAGGCGTGGACATGAGTAAGCCGGAGCCGGTAAAAACGGCGCTGGAGCACTTCGCATCACTGGTTAAGGAATTGAGAGCCCTGCTCACCTGA
- a CDS encoding EXPERA domain-containing protein: MKDPNNLPLRDRPIDIFFIIMFALFIVTSGIADLLPTIGVHMAPDSPNFIARANYNYAWETDPLFLFTADHPVPVWMRFVTGLSAFVYPVFYVFFIIAASKGWNRIQVPAIMYGTAISVITGVIVFGVEFFGEPEWRCQNVPKFLSLNLPYVLIPILLIIRMRKEYPFHRKF, from the coding sequence ATGAAAGACCCCAACAATCTCCCCTTGAGGGACAGACCAATCGATATCTTCTTCATAATCATGTTCGCTCTCTTTATCGTCACCTCAGGCATCGCCGATCTTCTGCCGACTATCGGCGTTCATATGGCGCCGGACAGTCCCAATTTTATCGCCAGAGCCAACTACAACTACGCCTGGGAAACAGATCCCCTCTTTCTCTTTACGGCCGATCACCCTGTTCCGGTCTGGATGAGATTCGTCACGGGACTCTCAGCTTTCGTCTATCCGGTTTTTTATGTCTTTTTCATCATCGCCGCCTCGAAAGGCTGGAACAGAATACAGGTGCCGGCGATTATGTACGGAACGGCTATTTCGGTAATAACGGGAGTGATCGTCTTCGGAGTGGAGTTTTTCGGGGAGCCCGAATGGCGCTGTCAGAACGTTCCCAAGTTTCTCAGTCTCAATCTGCCTTATGTTCTTATCCCCATTCTTCTTATAATAAGGATGAGGAAGGAATACCCCTTTCACCGAAAATTCTAA
- the serS gene encoding serine--tRNA ligase codes for MLDLKFIKENIDAVKENIRNRNVQADADKVVELYDARNKALQELEELRRQRNENAKKMKGKLEQDVRQALIEEGKSIKEQIAAKEASSEEIFSSLNEQASLIPNMAHPDAPVGKEDKDNTEIRRIGTIPQFSFKAKDHVELGEALKLIDFETATRVSGSKFYYLTNEAVILELALTRYALDILQKHGFMMTLTPDIAREEIVEGIGFNPRGEESNIYTIEGTGTCLVGTAEITLGGYHAGQIIDLSNGPILMAGVSHCFRREAGSAGQYSKGLYRVHQFSKIEMFVYCKADESDALHEKLREIEEEIFSSLDIPFRVVDTCTGDLGGPAYRKYDLEAWMPGRGEEGDWGEITSTSNCTDYQSRRLGIRYKDEKGNNVHAHTLNGTAIAISRAIISIMENFQQEDGSIRIPEALVPYTGFSEIRR; via the coding sequence ATGTTAGACCTTAAATTTATCAAAGAGAACATTGACGCCGTCAAGGAAAACATCCGCAACAGGAACGTCCAGGCCGATGCGGATAAAGTAGTAGAACTCTACGACGCCAGAAACAAAGCGCTCCAGGAACTGGAGGAACTGCGCCGTCAGAGAAATGAAAACGCCAAAAAGATGAAGGGCAAACTGGAGCAGGACGTCCGCCAGGCTCTTATCGAAGAGGGAAAGTCGATCAAAGAACAGATCGCCGCGAAAGAAGCCTCATCGGAGGAAATCTTCTCGTCTCTCAATGAACAGGCATCTCTGATTCCGAACATGGCTCATCCCGATGCTCCCGTTGGTAAAGAGGACAAGGACAATACGGAGATTAGGAGGATCGGAACCATTCCTCAGTTTTCTTTCAAAGCGAAAGACCACGTGGAACTGGGAGAAGCCCTCAAACTCATCGATTTTGAAACGGCGACCCGCGTTTCCGGATCGAAATTTTATTATCTTACAAACGAAGCGGTCATTCTCGAACTGGCCCTTACCAGATATGCCCTGGATATCCTGCAGAAGCACGGATTCATGATGACTCTCACGCCGGACATAGCCCGGGAAGAGATCGTCGAGGGAATCGGATTCAATCCCCGCGGTGAAGAATCCAATATTTACACGATAGAAGGAACGGGAACCTGTCTCGTCGGTACGGCGGAGATCACTCTCGGAGGATACCATGCCGGGCAAATCATCGACCTGTCAAACGGTCCGATTCTGATGGCGGGAGTCAGCCACTGTTTCCGCCGCGAAGCGGGATCGGCCGGTCAGTATTCCAAAGGGCTCTACAGAGTTCACCAGTTCTCAAAAATCGAAATGTTCGTTTACTGTAAAGCCGATGAATCAGACGCTCTCCACGAAAAACTGAGAGAAATTGAAGAGGAAATCTTCTCCTCCCTTGATATACCTTTCCGCGTCGTCGATACCTGTACGGGCGACCTGGGCGGACCGGCTTACAGGAAATACGACCTGGAAGCCTGGATGCCCGGTAGAGGCGAAGAAGGAGACTGGGGAGAAATTACCAGTACATCCAACTGTACGGACTACCAGTCCAGACGGCTCGGCATCCGCTATAAGGACGAGAAGGGGAACAACGTTCACGCTCACACGTTGAACGGAACGGCGATCGCCATCTCAAGAGCTATCATTTCCATAATGGAAAACTTCCAGCAGGAAGACGGATCAATCAGGATTCCGGAAGCTCTGGTTCCATACACCGGATTTTCCGAAATCCGCCGCTGA
- a CDS encoding N-acetylneuraminate synthase family protein, which produces MNQKTYIIAEIGTAHQGDMNKAEELIRVAAETGADCAKFQVVFADEIIHRNTGSVPLPGGDTPLYEVFKKLEQHESFYRELKNLTEKSGLDFLASPFGLKSAVILKNIGSTQYKIASPELNHYPLLEKVSTFGGKIILSTGVSTLGDIELALNITGRKDVSLLHCITAYPAPPEEYNLKLIPLYSQIFGVQAGVSDHSTDPVLVPALATALGASIIEKHFTLSNETDGLDDPIALAPEAFSTMVKAVRDAQNHSFEKTVKELSKSYERDMISAVIGSGEKKLAPSEWDNYERTNRSLHALTALKPGTELTEKNCALLRTEKILRPGISPLFYKEVLGKTVKEKIPDGEGIRWQDIL; this is translated from the coding sequence ATGAATCAGAAAACCTATATTATCGCCGAAATCGGCACAGCCCATCAGGGCGATATGAATAAAGCGGAAGAGCTGATACGGGTGGCCGCTGAGACAGGCGCCGATTGCGCTAAATTTCAGGTTGTCTTCGCCGATGAGATTATCCATAGGAACACGGGATCTGTCCCTCTTCCGGGCGGAGACACCCCCTTATATGAAGTTTTTAAAAAGCTGGAACAGCATGAATCCTTCTACAGAGAGCTGAAGAACCTGACTGAAAAATCGGGACTGGATTTCCTGGCTTCCCCATTCGGACTCAAAAGCGCTGTAATTCTTAAGAATATCGGATCGACGCAGTATAAAATCGCCTCGCCGGAACTGAACCACTACCCTCTTCTGGAAAAAGTCTCGACTTTCGGTGGGAAAATAATTCTTTCCACCGGAGTCTCCACACTGGGAGATATCGAGCTCGCCCTGAACATAACAGGCAGAAAGGATGTTTCGCTGCTCCACTGCATTACGGCCTACCCCGCTCCGCCCGAAGAGTACAACCTGAAACTGATTCCCCTCTACAGCCAGATATTCGGTGTTCAGGCAGGTGTCTCTGATCACTCAACCGATCCTGTCCTGGTCCCCGCCCTGGCAACGGCACTGGGAGCATCAATAATTGAAAAGCATTTTACGCTTTCCAACGAAACAGACGGACTGGATGATCCCATAGCTCTGGCTCCGGAAGCTTTTTCGACTATGGTAAAAGCGGTCAGGGACGCACAAAACCATTCCTTTGAAAAAACCGTAAAGGAACTTTCGAAATCATATGAAAGGGATATGATTTCCGCTGTGATCGGAAGCGGAGAAAAAAAGCTGGCCCCATCAGAATGGGACAATTATGAAAGGACGAACCGGTCACTCCATGCCCTGACAGCTCTGAAACCGGGAACAGAACTGACAGAAAAAAACTGCGCCCTGCTCAGAACTGAGAAGATTCTCCGCCCCGGAATCTCTCCGTTATTCTACAAAGAAGTGCTGGGCAAAACAGTAAAAGAAAAAATTCCCGACGGAGAGGGGATAAGATGGCAGGATATTCTCTGA